The following nucleotide sequence is from Bradyrhizobium roseum.
GGAATATCCGGTCCGCCCGATCAAGCTGATCGTGCCCTATGCCGCGGGCGGCCCGACCGACGTGCTGGGCCGCATGGTCGGCGAATATCTTGCCCGCGACCTGAAGCAGCCGGTGGTGGTCGAGAATAAGGCCGGGGCGCAGGGCGCAATCGGCGCCGAAGCGGCGGCGCGATCCGAGCCAGACGGCTACACGCTGTTCTTCACGGCGGCGTCGATCTTCGTTCTCAATCCGATGCTCTACAAGAAGCTGCCCTACGATCCGACGCGGGATTTTCGCCTGCTGGCGCTGGTCACCGATCTGCCGGTCGTGATGGAGGTTCATCCCTCCGTGCCGGCCAAGACGGTCGCCGAGTTCGTGGCCTACGCCAAACAGAACCCGGGAAAGCTCAATTTCGGTTCGGCCGGCACCGGCGGCACCATTCATCTCGCCGGCGAGATGTTCAAGCAGATGGCCGGCGTCGACATGGTCCATGTTGCCTACAAGGGCGCTGGTCCCGCGCTGACCGATCTGCTGGGCGGCAACATCCAGCTGATGTTCGACACGCTCGGCACCGCGCTGCCGCCGGTGAAGGGCGGCTTGCTGCGCGCGCTGGCGGTATCCTCGGCAAAACGCATCCCTGATCTGCCCGATGTGCCGACCATGGCCGAGAGCGGCTATCCGGAATATGGCGTCAGCGTCTGGTACGGCGTCTCCGCGCCCGTCAAATTGCCGGACGACATCGCGGAAAAGCTCACCGCCAGTCTGAACAAGGCGCTGGGCGATGACG
It contains:
- a CDS encoding Bug family tripartite tricarboxylate transporter substrate binding protein is translated as MNWLKLSAMACALVCAAPQTHAAEYPVRPIKLIVPYAAGGPTDVLGRMVGEYLARDLKQPVVVENKAGAQGAIGAEAAARSEPDGYTLFFTAASIFVLNPMLYKKLPYDPTRDFRLLALVTDLPVVMEVHPSVPAKTVAEFVAYAKQNPGKLNFGSAGTGGTIHLAGEMFKQMAGVDMVHVAYKGAGPALTDLLGGNIQLMFDTLGTALPPVKGGLLRALAVSSAKRIPDLPDVPTMAESGYPEYGVSVWYGVSAPVKLPDDIAEKLTASLNKALGDDAFRASLDKVGFPPLRPQSQAEIDKFVATDRARWAGVIKALNISLD